In Microplitis mediator isolate UGA2020A chromosome 2, iyMicMedi2.1, whole genome shotgun sequence, a single window of DNA contains:
- the LOC130678483 gene encoding speckle-type POZ protein-like — MPLKKIEQNVHKEYHTWVLKNMSEIFAKVDPDEDQFPNYPVNETHYFSTKVQDHAVDWYVTLNFDNNELKCGFKIFFDAVKKLEPKNHVTCNFYLVDADKNKFFLGRKNRKFDDCQSVIQPELLRHCLPYPELPNTIDKLLPNDTMTLYIELITYLDDDPIFPDELMVYAYFPDPNSSGDFSELYKVQDDRDVMIYVQGVAFPVHKRVLEARCPKLYEMVDYHQHMSDGNDNQVALTDIEPEIFKRVLEFMYTRNVEDLDDHAVGLLEAASNYELTRLINLCEQSLISYYYTNENAEEIKSLANKCDASILFNNVKMLQLLHAANKANAIQKMAYRRK, encoded by the exons AtgcctttaaaaaaaatcgaacaaAACGTTCATAAAGAATATCACACATGGGtacttaaaaatatgagtGAAATATTCGCAAAAGTAGATCCGGACGAGGACCAGTTTCCAAATTATCCTGTTAACGAGACTCACTACTTTTCTACAAAAGTTCAAGATCATGCCGTTGACTGGTACGTCACATtgaattttgataataatgaaTTGAAGTGTGGATTCAAGATATTTTTCGACgctgttaaaaaattagaaccTAAGAATCATGTCACCTGTAATTTTTACCTGGTCGATGCCgacaaaaataagttttttcttGGACGAAAGAACCGGAAATTTGATGATTGTCAGAGTGTTATTCAACCTGAATTATTAAGACACTGTTTACCTTACCCCGAGTTACCGAACACAATAGATAAACTACTTCCAAATGATACCATGACACTGTACATCGAACTCATAACTTATTTGGATGATGATCCTATATTTCCTGACGAGCTTATGGTTTATGCCTATTTTCCAGATCCCAATTCATCAGGTGATTTCTCGGAGTTATATAAAGTTCAAGATGACCGTGACGTTATGATTTATGTACAGGGTGTTGCATTTCCAGTCCATAAAAGAGTATTGGAAGCACGGTGTcctaaattatatgaaatggTTGATTATCATCAACACATGTCTGATGGCAATGATAACCAAGTAGCTCTTACGGATATAGAGCCAGAGATATTTAAAAGAGTTTTAGAATTTATGTACACTCGAAATGTTGAGGACTTGGATGATCATGCAGTAGGTTTGCTAGAAGCTGCTTCGAACTATGAATTAACAAGACTGATAAATCTGTGTGAACAATCCCTCATCAGCTACTATTATACCAACGAAAATGCTGAAGAAATTAAATCATTGGCTAACAAGTGTGACGCCAGCATATTATTCAATAACGTCAAGATGTTACAACTACTACACGCTGCAAATAAAGCCAACGCTATTCAGAAAAtg gcatACCGAAGGAAGTAA
- the LOC130663998 gene encoding uncharacterized protein YdcI: protein MPKRKNLDDTIELSDSEDESLKPAKKKKRVVKTPKKVSEKPRKVSEKPKKVSEKPIKISKEPKQVSKKRKTDATDTKMGCLSSKKSKDDESSIEPSPKVKKARASTKKAVENQVEADVSSSSSVNPSYSFQFDQNNLIHEWNNVDYIQEFNGVTRPVAEAVVKLFDSDNTIPFIARYRKDQTRGLDADKLRLIKESYDRVKAIKHKADLVIKAIDKSGKWTPEIHNQVKSTRTLTELEYIHSLYKTGSKRTLAERARELGLGPTAEAVLKGDKIPHLKSLIRSNEEGLESEDQIKEGIINILADVISKNKETFDKTKELRENVSATIQTKKTKETKETSAGDSKVKLEKKHVEDKYKMYYDWKGVEKYIKPHQTLAMNRAEKEKVIAIQVIVPDHFEIQLKRFILQLYQSGVNSSGFHRELIHKAFDTAYKKYIKPSVIRRIRSELSEKAEEASMEVFAVNVKQLLLVQPVRGKRILGVDPGFTHGCKLAVISAQGDLLTTATIYPHAKNDRSRRDAADTLVKLVRNYDVSILALGNATACRETESFISDIINSDLFDKHKVNYAIVDESGASIYSCSDQAKVEFPDLDCNVISAVSIARRLQDPLAELVKVEPKSLGVGMYQHDLPEKQLMSKLNEVVSEAVSFVGVDINTASLCLLKRVAGLSDARATNIINWRKENGPFINREQLRKVKGIGAKTFEQCAGFIRIIPETALSQSSGSSSTDRTKDKIKFNYLDQTWIHPESYSIAEAFIKACGARPEDLGSRSFISTINLFVGGKKFAQLAAQLGANETTLEVIVKGLRMEKGEDIRRQGSAPLFRKSLRTIDDLEVGSVLSGEIRNLTHFGAFVDIGVGTDGLIHVSGYNGFCLSIGQHVEVKVTNIEKARSRIGLSLNKCL from the exons ATGCCAAAGCGTAAAAATCTCGATGATACAATTGAATTATCAGATTCTGAAGACGAATCACTTAAAcctgcgaaaaaaaaaaaacgagttgTAAAAACTCCTAAAAAAGTATCAGAAAAACCAAGAAAAGTGTCAgagaaaccaaaaaaagtatcagaaaaacctataaaaatttccaaagaaCCAAAACAAGTATCAAAAAAACGCAAAACTGATGCTACTGATACTAAAATGGGTTGtctttcatcaaaaaaaagtaaagatgATGAATCAAGCATAGAACCATCGCCAAAAGTCAAAAAAGCCAGAGCATCTACAAAGAAAGCAGTTGAAAATCAAGTAGAAGCTGATGTGTCATCAAGTTCATCAGTAAATCCCAGTTACAGTTTCCAATTTGACCAAAATAACTTAATCCATGAATGGAACAACGTCGACTACATCCAGGAATTCAATGGAGTGACTCGACCAGTTGCCGAGGCTGTTGTAAAACTTTTTGACAGCGACAACACGATCCCTTTCATCGCGAGGTACCGAAAAGATCAGACACGCGGGCTGGATGCTGATAAACTGCGACTAATCAAAGAAAGTTACGATCGCGTGAAAGCGATAAAGCACAAAGCGGACCTGGTGATAAAAGCCATCGACAAATCCGGCAAATGGACTCCGGAAATTCACAATCAAGTAAAATCAACCAGAACTCTTACTGAACTCGAGTACATTCACTCGCTGTACAAGACCGGGTCCAAAAGGACACTCGCTGAAAGAGCCAGAGAGCTGGGTCTGGGTCCAACTGCTGAAGCTGTTTTGAAGGGCGACAAGATTCCCCATCTAAAAAGTTTGATTAGGTCCAACGAAGAAGGTCTTGAGAGCGAGGATCAGATCAAAGAGGGCATAATTAATATTCTTGCGGACGttatcagtaaaaataaagagactTTTGATAAAACTAAAGAGTTGCGTGAGAATGTATCGGCAACCATACAAACCAAGAAGACCAAGGAGACTAAGGAAACTTCTGCTGGTGATTCTAAAGTTAAACTTGAAAAGAAACATGTGGAGGATAAGTACAAGATGTACTACGACTGGAAAGgtgttgaaaaatatataaaacctCATCAGACACTTGCTATGAACCGGGCGGAGAAGGAGAAAGTTATTGCGATCCAAGTGATAGTTCCGGATCACTTTGAAATTCAGTTAAAAAGATTTATCTTACAATTGTACCAGTCTGGCGTTAACTCATCGGGATTTCACAGAGAATTGATACACAAAGCGTTCGATACTGCGTACAAAAAGTACATTAAGCCCTCGGTGATAAGAAGAATCAGAAGCGAGTTGAGTGAGAAGGCCGAGGAGGCTTCCATGGAAGTATTTGCTGTCAATGTCAAGCAGTTGCTCCTGGTCCAGCCGGTGCGCGGGAAACGGATACTGGGAGTAGACCCAGGATTCACACATGGCTGTAAGCTTGCTGTCATTTCCGCCCAAGGCGATTTACTCACCACAGCGACTATTTATCCGCATGCTAAGAACGACAGATCGCGACGAGATGCTGCTGATACGCTTGTCAAGCTCGTACGCAATTACGACGTCTCGATTTTGGCTCTGGGTAATGCAACAGCTTGTCGTGAAACAGAAAGTTTTATATCTGACATCATAAATTCCGATTTGTTTGATAAACATAAAGTTAATTATGCGATTGTTGATGAATCCGGAGCTTCAATTTACAGTTGCAGCGATCAAGCTAAAGTTGAATTTCCTGATTTAGACTGCAATGTAATATCAGCTGTGTCAATAGCCAGGCGTCTTCAAGATCCACTTGCAGAGTTGGTTAAAGTTGAACCAAAATCACTGGGAGTTGGAATGTATCAACATGATTTACCAGAGAAACAATTAATGTCCAAACTAAATGAA gTTGTGAGCGAAGCCGTCAGTTTTGTTGGTGTCGATATAAATACAGCGTCACTCTGCTTACTGAAACGAGTTGCCGGATTATCGGATGCCCGAGctacaaatataataaactggAGGAAGGAGAACGGACCATTTATCAATCGGGAACAGTTGCGGAAAGTAAAAGGTATTGGTGCTAAAACTTTTGAACAATGCGCTGGATTTATACGAATAATACCCGAGACTGCGTTATCTCAATCATCTGGATCTAGTTCTACGGACAGAacaaaagataaaattaaatttaattatctggaCCAAACGTGGATTCATCCCGAGTCATACAGCATCGCGGAGGCTTTTATCAAAGCTTGCGGTGCACGTCCTGAGGACTTGGGGTCACGTAGTTTTATTTCCACTATCAATCTCTTTGTCGGTGGTAAGAAATTCGCGCAATTGGCGGCACAGCTGGGGGCCAATGAGACGACGCTGGAGGTGATTGTCAAGGGACTCAGGATGGAGAAGGGCGAGGACATCAGGCGACAGGGTAGCGCTCCGTTGTTCAGGAAAAGCTTGAGGACTATCGATGACTTGGAAGTAGGTTCTGTTTTGAGTGGGGAAATCAGGAATCTCACGCACTTTGGTGCCTTTGTTGACATCGGCGTCGGGACTGACGGACTTATCCACGTCAGTGGGTACAACGGTTTCTGCCTGTCGATTGGACAACATGTTGAGGTCAAAGTCACCAACATTGAAAAGGCCCGGAGTCGCATCGGcttaagtttaaataaatgtctgtag
- the LOC130678480 gene encoding speckle-type POZ protein-like gives MPLKKIEQNVDKEYHTWKVENMSEIFAKINPDEYHFSNYPVQKTHYFSTEFQGHVVDWCVTLQFCSNQVQSGFMIDFDAVKKLEPKNHVTCNFYLIDADKNKFYIGRKNRKFDKSPVSYFPRVRQCCLPYLPNTIEKILPNDTMTLYIELITYLDDDPIFPNEEMINEHDYDPNSSGDFSELYKVQDDRDVMIYVQGVAFPVHKRVLKARCPKLYEMVDYHQQMSDGNDNKVALTDIEPEIFKRVLEFMYTRNVEDLDDHAVGLLEAASNYELIRLRNLCEESLISYYYTDENSQEIKSLAAKCGSEQLFWITDCLQQKHAEEKKRRQRYSENGILKELSLLQSGLSLNH, from the exons AtgcctttaaaaaaaatcgaacaaAACGTTGATAAAGAATATCATACATGGAAAGTTGAAAATATGAGTGAAATATTCGCAAAAATAAATCCGGACGAAtaccatttttcaaattatcctGTTCAGAAGACTCACTACTTCTCTACAGAATTTCAAGGTCATGTCGTTGACTGGTGCGTCACATTGCAATTTTGTAGTAATCAAGTGCAGAGTGGATTCATGATAGATTTCGACGCTGTTAAAAAATTGGAACCTAAGAATCATGTCACCTGTAATTTTTACCTGATCGATGCCgacaaaaataagttttatattGGACGAAAGAACCGGAAATTTGATAAGTCTCCGGTTTCTTATTTTCCTAGAGTACGTCAATGCTGTTTACCTTACTTACCGAACACAATAGAGAAAATACTTCCAAATGATACGATGACACTGTACATCGAACTCATAACTTACTTGGATGATGATCCTATATTTCCTAACGAGGAAATGATAAATGAGCATGATTATGATCCCAATTCATCAGGTGATTTCTCGGAGTTATATAAAGTTCAAGATGaccgtgatgttatgattTATGTGCAGGGTGTGGCATTTCCAGTCCATAAAAGAGTATTGAAAGCACGGTGTcctaaattatatgaaatggTTGATTATCATCAACAAATGTCTGATGGCAATGATAACAAAGTAGCTCTTACGGACATAGAGCCAGAGATATTTAAAAGAGTTTTAGAATTTATGTACACTCGGAATGTTGAGGACTTAGATGATCATGCAGTAGGTTTGCTAGAAGCTGCTTCGAACTATGAATTAATAAGACTGAGAAATTTGTGTGAAGAATCCCTCATCAGCTACTATTATACCGACGAAAATTCTCAAGAAATTAAATCGTTGGCTGCTAAGTGTGGTTCCGAACAATTGTTCTGGATCACCGATTGTTTACAACAAAAACACGCTGAAGAAAAAAAGAGACGTCAACGTTATTCAGAAAAtg gcatACTGAAGGAATTAAGTTTATTGCAGAGTGGATTGTCTTTGAATCACTAG